DNA sequence from the Glycine soja cultivar W05 chromosome 18, ASM419377v2, whole genome shotgun sequence genome:
GATGACCTTCTTGCTACTGGTTGGGTTGTGGTAATTAGGTTATCTTGTGAAGTAACTTCAAATTATAACAACTTAAATGTTATAaacaaataactattttttttctttcaatttggtatattttaaaatcaaaatttgacaaaTGAATAACATTATAAACTACAAAGATACTATTATTATTCTTGTTTTAAAATGTGTTTCCACTAGTGGATAAATCTTTGGCCTGTGTTATAAATAGGACTTGTACCTAAGTAGGCATGCAACGACACCATGAACACTATCTTCTGGTGCTCATTTCTTATTAGATTTTGTCCAACCCAAAGCCTAATACCAAAAAATGAACAATATACAAAAactgaaacaaaaaaattaaaccgaAAAAGACCTTGATTCTAGTAGAAACATTTTGTCAAACACCTCATaagcaaaacaaatttcaacaattaaaataagCAAAAGCTTTTAGGTAAGAATAAATTTCATGATTGAAACTAACATGAGTCCCACAGGATACATGTAATGTTTTCAGCTTGGGTTGGTATCATGACTAAGTGTTATGTATTGCCAATCTTTGAGATTACCAATGAAATTAGAACTAAGTAGTAcactttaaaatcaaaatttgacaaaTGAATAACATTATAAACTACAAAGATACTATTATTATTCTTGTTTTAACATGTGTTTCCACTAGTGGACAAATCTTTGGCATGTGTTATAAATAGGACCTGTACCTAAGTAGGCATGCCCTAAGTAGGCATGCAGCGACGTCATGAACACTATCTTCTGGTGCTCATTTCTTATTAGATTTTGTCCAACCCAAAGCCTTGTaccaaaaaatgaataatatacaaaactgaaacaaaaaaattaaaccaaaaaaaacctTGATTCTAGTAAAAACATTTTGTCAAACACCTCATaagcaaaacaaatttaaacaattaaaataagcaAAAACGAGACAGCGGGTGGGTAAGGGTCAGAACAAGAAAGAAAGGAGGAGAGAGAAATGGAGCGAGTTAGAGAGGATTCCCGGCGAAGCTACGCCGGCACCAAGCATGGACAGCACCTCCAGGCTGCTCACGCTAACTGGAGGGAGAGATCGACATCTCAACCTTCTATTTCATGAGGTTCCTAGAAGATGCAACGGAGAAGGATCTTTGGGTCCAATTCAAAAAGTGGGGGGATGTACAGGAGATCTTCATCtccaaacaaagaaacaaagggGGGAGGAGGTACAGCTTCGTGAGGTTCAGAGGGGTGTCTGATGTGCGTAGATTGGAAAGGCAGCTAGACAACCTTATAGTTGGAGGATTGAAGCTGTATATGAATGTCCCAAAGTACGAAAGAGGAAAGGGGAGACAAGTAGAACACAGAGTAGAACCCAAATCCTAGAGGGACGATAGCAGCCAAGGATCGATAGCAGCTCGACAGAAACAACTGCAACACAGGGTACCTTCCATGTCATATGCGAAGGTAGTGGCCACAAACACAATGACCTTAGGGCAATGGCGAAATCCAGAGAATGCGAGCTCCGGACATGATGGGTCACAGTCATCGGTACACCTCGAGATTCCGACGGGGAACAAACAGTGGTACACCGACGCGTGGGTGGGTCGGCTAAAGAACCTGGTGAGTTTCGACAGAGTTGAAGACGACATCTCCTGGGATATAGCAGGAGACGTGATGCCTAAATACCTAGGGGATGACATGGTCATACTCCTTGGCCTTACTGATATCAGGGTGGAAGAGCTGGCTAAGGAAGAAACTCGGCATGGGTCAACGGTGTTTCACTCGTTGGAGAAATGGAACCCGAAGATGAGAACGGGCTACAGACTAGTCTGGGCTTAGTGTTGGGGCATTCCGTTAATAGCATAGGAAATGGTCCAAATCCGAAAGATCGTGGCTGCGATAGGGGACCTAGTGGAGGTGGATGACGATGTCGACGAGCTTCAAAGGTTGGATAAGGCAAGGGTGCTCATCAGAACCCCATGGAGGCCCATACTCCAACATACAGTCAACGTCCACATTGGCGGCGAGTTATACAAAGTCCACATCATGGAAGAAATCGAGAACGACAACAGAAACTACAGCTGCCATACTTGAAGCACTCTCGGATCATCGGAGGAGATCGATTCCGATGACAGCGACACCAGAACCCCGATCTCGAAGCTGGTCGGAGCACTGGGAACCGACTATGCGCCGAGAAGGACCACCGACAACTCCACCGGTGGGGGATTGACCAAAGGAGACTTGACATTATCTAATGGTCCAACCACTAACGACGAACCAGGGGATAATAAACGTGGTAGGTGGACACTCTGCACAGACAACAAAACAAGTGTGTCAAGATTGAGAGCTGTAAACGGGACGGAATCAGCAGCGCAACCCAGATTGGAGACAGTGGCATGTCACGAGAAAGAGGAAACATACAGAGCACAAAAGGAGCATTGTGATGTAAGCAGGGAAGAGAAAGTGGCAGGAGGGATTCACGAAATAGGCAATGCTGACCTCGTACGGAGTCAATAGCTAGAAGATGACGAAGGGCCCAATGGGTCATAGCTGGCAACGTGCAACGAAGCACGAGACCCAGGTGCTGTCGATAGTGGGCACACAAATATTGTGGGCCTTACTAGTCACACCACTGCTGAAACATCACACCAACAATGCCTAAGcccaaaatataacaaaatggaaaccccaggaccttGGAAGGTGTACTCGAGAAGTAGGGGGTGTAGAAAGCAGGAGGCCCACAATAGTGGAAGCGTGAATCTAATGGAtgcaaatacaaataaaaacaacCTAAAGCAACCCAAAGTGATTTCTTAGAAAGATTCTACAGCTATCAAGGAACTAAACCACCCATGGGTGAAGTACCTACGAATAGTGCATGTCAAATAGAAAAGGGGGAAGAAACACCAACTAATAACGCTGCTAGCACAGATCACCTACAGGAGGCAAAGCATCATTGGAACATGGCAAAAGAAATGGGGGTGACATGAGACACAAACCATGAAAGCATTATTGACAGAATTTGGGCCATGGAGAACAGAGACAGGAAAGGGGCCGAGAAACTGGGGAATAGGAATGTTGTCCCATGAATATCATATCCTATAATGTAAGAGGGCTAGGGAGGGGGATAAAATGGGCAgcaatcaagagactggttaaGAAACACCGAATAGACATGCTATGTCTTCAGGAGACTAAGAGGGAGCAAATTGACAACACAATGTGTCAAGCTCTATGGGGAGATGCTGAAGTCAGCTGGGAAATGCAACCTGCATCAAATACAGCAGGTGGTTTACTGTGCCTTTGGAGTGAGAAGACTTTCAAAGTGGAAAGAAAGGTTACTGGCAGGGGGTTTATTATGCTGGAAGGAGTATGGATTGGCGAGGCTCAGAAGGTCCACATAGTTAACATATATGTTCCATGTGATATTCATAACAAGAGAGTTCTCTGGGATTCTATCAAGCAGCTGAAAAACTTGAGTCCGGATGGCCTATGGTGCTTGTTGGGAGACTTCAATAGTGTCAGAAACCCATCAGAAAGAGTGGGCATGTCCCAGAGGGGGGTAGATGATAGGCTCGTCAGTGAGTTTAATGATTGGATAGCGGATTTAGAAGTAGAAGAGACACCATGTGTGGGGAGAAAATACACGTGGTTCAGGCCAAATGGGGCTGCTAAGAGCAAATTGGATAGAATATTTGTATCTACTGATTGGTTCACTAAATGGCCTGGAGTTACACAATTTATTTTGGACAGGAACTTTTCAGATCATTGTCCCGTTCTGCTCAACTCTAAAAATGTTGATTGGGGGCCCAAACCTTTCAAGATCCTCGACTGCTGGCTTAAAGATAAGTCACTTGGGAATATAGTCAACGAATGCTGGACACAGACACAACAAAGGGGGTGGGGAGGTTTCATGctcaaagaaaagattaaacGTCTTAAGCAGAGGCTGAAGTTATGGAACAAGGAGCAGTTTGGTGACACATTCAAGAAGGTTCAAGATATAGAGGCTAAACTAAATAAGCTGGAAGACGATACAACCGATAGGCAGTTAACCTCCCAAGAAATTACAAACCGGAAAAGGCTACAGGAAGATTTGTGGACAGCTGCCCAATCACATGAGTCATTAATGAGACAGAAGGCGAGATCAAGATGGATCAAAGAAGGAGATTGTAATTCTCGATATTTCCACCTGCTGCTGAATGCTAACCAAAGAAATAACACAGTGAAAGGTGTGTTCATTGATGGATCCTGGGTCAAAGAACCAACAAGAGTGAAAGAGGAAGTCCGTAGGTTTTTCCAGCAAAGATTCCAAGAACCCGTGCTGTGCAGACCAGAATTGAATGTCATCAGATTTAACAGTATTGGACAGCAACAAAATGAAGTGCTGGTAGGACGCTTTAACGAGGAAAAAATAAAGAGGGCAATATGGGAGTGTGAAAGTGAGAAAAGTCCAGGTCCGGATGGGCTAAACTTCAAGTTCATCAAGCAATTCTGACAGCTTTTGAAACCTGGCATTCTCCGGTTCCTTGATGAATTCCATGCAAATGGGATTTTCCCGAAGGGATGTAATGCCTCATTTATTGCCCTAATCCCTAAGGTGTCTGATCCACAAAGTCTCAATGAATACAGACCTATTTTACTAATAGGTTGTATATATAAGATTATGGCCAAGCTGTTAGCAAATAGATTGAAGAAGGTCATGCCAGACATAATAGATGAAAGACAGTCCGCTTTCATAGGTGGAAGACATTTGCTGCATAGTGTAATCATAGCTAATGAAGTGGTGGAGGAAGCAAAAAGGGGTCAAAAGTCATGCATCATGTTCAAAGTAGATTATGAAAGGGCATACGACTCTGTCTCGTGGGATTTTCTAACATACATGTTACGGAGACTGGGGTTCTGCACTAAATGGATCCATTGGATTGAGGGCTGCCTCAAATCTGTCTCGGTTTCAATACTGGTAAACGGCAGCCCCACCTCCGAATTTATTCCACAAAGAGGTATTAGACAAGGAGATCCACTAGCGCCCCTATTGTTCAACATTGTAGCGGAAGCCTTAACCGGATTCATGAGAGAAGCAGTGGACAAGAAGTTATTCATTGAATTTTTAGTGGGGAAAAACAATGTTGCAGTTAGCATCCTACAATACGTTGATGACACTATATTTTTTGGTGAGGCCACAATGCAAAATGTGAAGGTAATCAAAGCGATCCTGAGGAATTTTGAACTTGCATCAGgcctcaaaataaattttacgaaAAGTTGTTTCGGGGCAGTTGGAAAATCTGATCAGTGTTATATCCTCCACACTTAATCAACATTTGATAGATTATCCAACCCCGAGCAATCTTAGTTATTGGTGGGGCTTCGGTTCGTTAACTGGTATTTGTTTAGTCATTCAGATAGTGACTGGCATTTTTTTAGCTATGCATTACACACCTAATGTGGATCTAGCTTTCAACAGCATAGAACACG
Encoded proteins:
- the LOC114397345 gene encoding uncharacterized protein LOC114397345 is translated as MLCLQETKREQIDNTMCQALWGDAEVSWEMQPASNTAGGLLCLWSEKTFKVERKVTGRGFIMLEGVWIGEAQKVHIVNIYVPCDIHNKRVLWDSIKQLKNLSPDGLWCLLGDFNSVRNPSERVGMSQRGVDDRLVSEFNDWIADLEVEETPCVGRKYTWFRPNGAAKSKLDRIFVSTDWFTKWPGVTQFILDRNFSDHCPVLLNSKNVDWGPKPFKILDCWLKDKSLGNIVNECWTQTQQRGWGGFMLKEKIKRLKQRLKLWNKEQFGDTFKKVQDIEAKLNKLEDDTTDRQLTSQEITNRKRLQEDLWTAAQSHESLMRQKARSRWIKEGDCNSRYFHLLLNANQRNNTVKGVFIDGSWVKEPTRVKEEVRRFFQQRFQEPVLCRPELNVIRFNSIGQQQNEVLVGRFNEEKIKRAIWECESEKSPGPDGLNFKFIKQF